A portion of the Pseudoalteromonas luteoviolacea genome contains these proteins:
- a CDS encoding acyl-CoA dehydrogenase, which produces MWLILLLIIAVWVIFSVKDIRLKWISKPTFNYFKCALPELSETEKEAMKAGDTWWDASLFSGKPDWNMWLKSGKPRLSDEEQAFVSNELAELMAMLDESEITARGDLSEETWQFLREKGFFSMIIPKSFGGKEFSAQANSVIVSTIATRSLSAAVTVMVPNSLGPAELLLHFGTQLQQQHWLPKLASGEVLPCFALTSLHAGSDAGGITDHATVCRQEYEGKDVLGLKVTWSKRYITLAPVADVLGLAFKVYDPDNLLSEQVERGITCALIPTSHDGVNQGERHDPMGLAFMNGTTSGKDVFIPLDWVIGGESGVGKGWRMLVSCLSAGRGISLPALSAGTAQLCAKSTSAYTQLRYQFKQPIGQFEGVQSASARIFGLTYSIEAARENTALAVDLKKKPSVITAIAKYHLTEQARVVINDAMDIHGGKAIQKGPLNYLANHYAGMPISITVEGANILTRNLMIFGQGASRCHPFILQEMEAAQMDDPEQGLKVFDKLLVEHIAHSGKNAVKALLNGLTVGRFVRSPVSGDVARYYQKLTWYSQVLSSLSDIAMLKLGGKLKYREMQSARLGDMLSHLYLASCVLKKYEDDGHQCGDLPLLHVAMSYHLSSYSNAMKSFVDNFLPRGFRSIVRRVFFPFGTRSREVSDEQVKALCASVYENHTTRMRISTLCPSQNMPGLEKLESALNLSKKVTSAYHDFLRWQKKQSIKLYAKSLPEQLSEACEAGVISEGDKQLLGEWLQLSDEALSVDVSSAS; this is translated from the coding sequence ATGTGGCTAATTTTATTATTGATTATTGCTGTTTGGGTTATATTCTCGGTAAAAGATATACGCCTAAAATGGATTTCTAAACCAACATTTAACTACTTTAAATGTGCCTTACCGGAACTCTCTGAAACTGAAAAAGAAGCAATGAAAGCAGGCGACACCTGGTGGGATGCCAGCCTATTTAGTGGCAAGCCTGATTGGAATATGTGGTTAAAATCGGGAAAACCACGTCTATCAGATGAAGAGCAAGCTTTTGTCAGCAACGAATTGGCTGAGTTAATGGCGATGCTTGATGAAAGCGAGATCACGGCGCGAGGTGATTTATCCGAAGAGACATGGCAATTTTTGCGCGAGAAAGGTTTTTTCTCAATGATTATTCCCAAAAGCTTTGGTGGTAAGGAGTTTAGTGCACAAGCTAACTCAGTCATAGTATCTACGATTGCGACACGCAGTTTGTCAGCCGCTGTTACGGTGATGGTACCAAATAGTTTGGGTCCTGCAGAATTATTGCTGCATTTTGGCACGCAGTTACAGCAGCAACATTGGCTGCCCAAATTGGCCAGTGGTGAAGTGTTACCGTGCTTCGCATTGACTTCTTTGCACGCAGGTTCTGATGCTGGAGGGATCACAGATCATGCGACAGTGTGTCGTCAAGAGTATGAAGGTAAAGATGTATTGGGTTTAAAAGTGACTTGGTCGAAGCGATATATTACGCTCGCCCCTGTGGCTGATGTGTTAGGTTTGGCCTTTAAAGTGTACGATCCAGATAACTTGTTGAGTGAACAGGTTGAGCGAGGTATTACTTGTGCCTTGATCCCAACCTCACATGATGGTGTGAATCAAGGTGAGCGGCATGATCCAATGGGTCTGGCATTTATGAATGGCACGACTTCTGGGAAGGATGTTTTTATTCCACTTGATTGGGTGATTGGTGGCGAAAGTGGTGTAGGGAAGGGTTGGCGGATGCTCGTTTCCTGTCTAAGTGCGGGGCGCGGTATTTCATTGCCGGCATTAAGTGCTGGCACAGCGCAATTATGTGCAAAATCCACTTCAGCATATACTCAGCTTCGTTATCAATTTAAGCAGCCGATTGGGCAATTTGAAGGCGTGCAAAGTGCATCGGCACGTATATTCGGTTTAACATACAGTATTGAGGCTGCGAGAGAAAACACGGCGCTTGCGGTGGATTTAAAGAAAAAGCCATCGGTAATCACTGCCATCGCTAAATATCATTTAACAGAGCAAGCGAGAGTCGTCATTAATGACGCGATGGATATTCATGGAGGAAAAGCGATACAAAAAGGGCCGTTAAACTACTTGGCCAATCATTATGCAGGTATGCCAATTAGCATCACAGTAGAAGGTGCCAATATACTCACACGGAATTTGATGATATTTGGTCAAGGTGCTAGCCGCTGTCATCCTTTTATTTTACAAGAGATGGAAGCGGCGCAGATGGATGACCCTGAACAGGGGTTGAAAGTGTTCGATAAATTACTTGTTGAGCATATTGCTCACTCAGGTAAAAATGCAGTGAAAGCCTTACTCAATGGACTGACGGTTGGACGCTTTGTCCGTAGTCCTGTCAGCGGCGATGTGGCACGTTATTATCAAAAACTGACTTGGTATAGCCAAGTGTTGTCATCGTTGAGTGATATTGCCATGTTAAAGCTAGGTGGAAAACTAAAATATCGTGAGATGCAATCCGCTCGGTTGGGCGATATGCTAAGTCATTTATATCTGGCATCTTGTGTTTTGAAAAAGTATGAAGATGACGGGCACCAGTGTGGAGATTTACCGTTACTTCATGTTGCGATGTCGTACCATTTATCTAGTTATAGCAATGCGATGAAAAGCTTCGTCGATAACTTTTTACCTAGAGGATTTCGAAGTATCGTAAGGCGTGTATTTTTTCCTTTCGGTACCCGCTCTCGAGAGGTGTCTGATGAGCAGGTCAAAGCGTTATGTGCAAGTGTGTATGAAAATCATACTACAAGGATGAGGATCAGCACCTTATGCCCTAGCCAAAATATGCCAGGATTAGAAAAGCTGGAGTCGGCGCTTAATTTGTCAAAAAAAGTGACTTCAGCATATCATGACTTTTTAAGGTGGCAGAAAAAACAGAGTATCAAGTTATACGCTAAATCTTTGCCAGAGCAATTGAGCGAAGCGTGTGAAGCTGGGGTTATTTCTGAAGGGGACAAACAATTGTTAGGGGAGTGGCTACAGTTAAGCGATGAAGCGCTCAGTGTCGATGTATCGAGCGCTTCTTAA
- a CDS encoding calcium-binding protein, with the protein MRIKFPKFTKMTVVLAVSMGAHASSYACTGLDSSIHVATNTMHNGMMTYLSFTLTNNQHTLHALGGDSFVKMTYGNTCEMFDISNYNGVQVNLSNYGNTYNGQSLHTHQLIHGGNGDDVIRTGNKVDYVYSGAGNDQLYTFGDTDIVDAGDGIDCAEVGTAGSIAQRPENHELSSCANFSTIISKTQSCTGGGTLFTDYYVNGVWGIQSKINSVSYTFEQYGELVFVNAKLGNSTACSTPNTSNIDLIFAKLSSGNDTLNASAVTYNMTVYGLEGKDNITTGSGHDWVFGGSDKDTIRGGAGNDWLMGDSRIETDKRGIVFTLPLGSSATAQDKVYGQDGHDVIFGNGHSDHLEGGNGDDLVFGNAGDKDRLHGNSGDDILVDSGGNKWKKRAKLWGGSGNDIVLCEDGDCELFGGGSADFVASFSQYNHDIGLYGGDGGDTLYNRGDQYPEGSGGGGNDRCHGPCDLIRSTGSGIGGDSIEAAAYYAAGVMTAVYEGAIDMRNFSGNHSDFSKRIADLVDQAALDYWQNNRHQSIYVIEGRK; encoded by the coding sequence ATGCGTATTAAATTTCCAAAATTCACCAAAATGACAGTCGTACTGGCTGTTTCGATGGGTGCACACGCTTCCAGTTATGCGTGCACAGGGCTTGATAGCAGCATCCATGTCGCCACCAATACCATGCATAACGGCATGATGACCTATCTGTCTTTTACACTCACCAATAATCAGCATACATTGCATGCGCTAGGTGGTGATAGCTTCGTTAAAATGACATATGGCAACACCTGCGAAATGTTCGATATCAGTAATTACAATGGTGTACAGGTCAATTTGAGTAATTATGGAAATACATACAACGGCCAAAGTCTGCATACCCACCAGCTGATCCATGGTGGCAATGGTGATGATGTCATTAGAACAGGCAATAAAGTAGACTACGTTTACTCAGGAGCAGGAAATGACCAGCTGTACACCTTTGGCGATACAGATATCGTAGATGCAGGCGACGGTATAGATTGTGCTGAAGTAGGCACCGCAGGCTCTATCGCTCAGCGCCCTGAAAATCATGAGTTATCGAGCTGTGCTAACTTCTCGACGATAATCAGTAAAACCCAAAGCTGCACTGGCGGCGGCACGCTATTCACAGACTATTATGTCAATGGTGTTTGGGGCATTCAGTCAAAGATCAACAGTGTGAGCTACACGTTTGAGCAATATGGTGAACTGGTTTTTGTTAACGCAAAGCTTGGTAACTCAACCGCCTGCTCAACACCTAACACCTCAAATATCGACCTTATTTTTGCCAAATTGAGTAGTGGTAACGATACCTTGAATGCCTCAGCGGTGACTTACAACATGACTGTATATGGCCTTGAAGGCAAAGATAATATCACCACAGGCAGCGGCCATGACTGGGTATTTGGTGGGAGCGATAAAGATACCATACGTGGTGGTGCGGGCAATGACTGGTTGATGGGCGACTCGCGCATTGAAACAGACAAACGTGGTATTGTATTTACCCTTCCTCTTGGCAGTAGTGCCACTGCACAAGATAAAGTATACGGGCAAGATGGCCATGACGTGATTTTTGGTAATGGCCATTCAGATCACCTTGAAGGTGGTAATGGTGACGATCTCGTTTTTGGTAATGCCGGCGATAAAGATCGCTTACATGGTAACAGTGGTGACGATATCTTGGTTGACTCTGGCGGGAACAAGTGGAAAAAACGCGCTAAATTATGGGGCGGAAGCGGTAACGACATCGTGTTATGTGAAGATGGTGACTGCGAACTATTTGGCGGCGGCAGCGCAGATTTTGTTGCTAGTTTCTCGCAATATAACCATGACATAGGCTTATATGGTGGGGATGGAGGTGATACGCTTTACAATCGCGGCGATCAATACCCAGAAGGCTCCGGCGGCGGTGGAAATGACCGATGCCATGGTCCATGTGACCTGATTAGATCAACTGGATCTGGCATTGGCGGCGATAGTATTGAAGCCGCGGCCTATTATGCTGCAGGTGTCATGACCGCTGTATACGAGGGTGCGATTGATATGCGTAACTTCAGTGGTAACCACAGCGATTTCAGTAAGCGCATCGCTGATTTAGTTGACCAAGCTGCTCTCGATTACTGGCAAAATAACCGTCACCAGTCAATCTATGTCATTGAAGGTAGGAAATAA
- a CDS encoding efflux RND transporter permease subunit: MDTQEKGLIAWFARNPVAANLLMIFILVGGLLTAFTIQKQLFPQNTNYWLSIQAIYPGAAPQEVEEGITIKVEESMEGLEGIKRLITYSNRGYSQTWIEVDHQYDPKDVLDEVKMQVDSISTFPTGMERPIIRNEKNEQEVMLLTLNGDMSFEELKHLGNNLHDEMLALPGVNLVTFNGGLDYEIGIEVSPDKLREYGLTFRNIADAVRNYSANMSAGQIRSDNGYISMRVENQAYRGHDFEQLPLITLEDGAQIRLGDVATISDGFEEGLMYSLYNGKNSLIYEVRASKDQDITNVAGIIKNYLKEKQGQLPQGVKLEPFLDFTYYLEGRLNMMVENMIIGGVLVMLMLALFLRIRLAFWVMMGLPVSFLGAFLLMPAGTVDITINLASLFAFILVLGIVVDDAIVVGESAHAEIEKHGHSLDNVVRGVKRVAVPATFGVLTTIAAFFPQTLSTGPEAAFSKAIGGVIILCLIFSLIESKLILPAHLAAMKDKPSNPNNPFHRLREALDNGLKNFIENIYRPSIEKCIHYRYTVIVGFICILIVSVGLFMGGFIKFVANPKIPHDFPSIQVEMNLSSSESATLETIKKLETMLYQVEQQIEQEHNQVMVKNFAVNMNGRTNATIRAVLVEPHLRPIDTFELSAMWRENMPLLPGVKNLNIQDSISDGGRDDGDISFRLEGKDKETLKEVAQRLKDKLRTIEGVGDVNDSMQSATDEIQLELKPLAYSMGLTLADVASQVNFSYYGIEAQRILRNGEEIKVMIRYPEAQRDAISDIQDVRIISPTGAEIPLVEVANIKQVEGVSRIRRENSKRTVSVWASIDTDKAEPFKIAEQISEEYLPSLLEGYPGVTSSIAGRIQEEMDSVAEQFRDFAISMMIIFALLAIPLRSYSQPLLIMSVIPFGVVGAVFGHMVLGMTMSGLSMFGIIAVAGVVVNDSLVMVDFVNKAREQGMSIKEAVVEAGCRRFRAILLTSLTTFIGLVPIIMETSLQAQIVIPMAVSLAFGVLFATVITLLLIPCQYVMLEDIKQLTRKVLRRQKTAQSPAPSNLS, translated from the coding sequence ATGGATACTCAAGAAAAAGGTCTAATAGCGTGGTTTGCACGTAATCCTGTCGCTGCAAATCTACTGATGATTTTTATTCTCGTCGGTGGATTACTCACTGCGTTTACAATACAAAAGCAACTGTTCCCACAAAACACCAATTACTGGTTAAGCATTCAAGCTATCTATCCCGGTGCCGCACCTCAGGAAGTAGAAGAAGGGATCACTATTAAAGTAGAGGAATCAATGGAAGGCCTTGAGGGTATCAAACGATTGATCACCTACTCTAACAGAGGCTATTCACAAACTTGGATTGAAGTAGACCATCAGTACGACCCAAAAGATGTTCTCGATGAAGTTAAAATGCAAGTTGATTCCATTTCAACCTTCCCTACGGGTATGGAACGCCCCATCATTCGTAACGAAAAAAATGAACAGGAAGTCATGCTCCTGACATTAAATGGGGATATGAGTTTCGAGGAGCTTAAGCACCTTGGTAACAATTTACATGACGAAATGTTAGCTTTACCGGGCGTAAATCTAGTGACTTTTAATGGTGGCCTGGATTATGAAATTGGCATTGAAGTCAGTCCTGATAAACTGCGCGAATATGGTCTGACATTCAGAAATATTGCGGATGCAGTACGTAACTACTCTGCCAATATGTCAGCAGGTCAAATCCGATCTGACAATGGTTACATCTCTATGCGGGTTGAAAACCAAGCTTATCGCGGCCATGACTTTGAACAGCTTCCTTTGATCACCTTAGAAGACGGCGCGCAAATTCGTTTAGGTGATGTTGCCACCATCTCAGATGGCTTTGAAGAAGGGTTGATGTACTCTCTGTACAACGGAAAGAATTCCCTGATCTATGAAGTGCGCGCCTCTAAAGATCAAGACATTACAAACGTTGCAGGGATCATCAAAAACTACCTAAAAGAAAAGCAAGGCCAGTTACCACAAGGCGTGAAATTAGAACCATTTTTAGATTTCACCTATTACCTTGAAGGCCGCCTTAACATGATGGTTGAAAACATGATCATAGGTGGTGTACTGGTTATGCTTATGCTGGCACTATTTTTAAGAATTAGGTTAGCGTTTTGGGTCATGATGGGCCTACCAGTCTCATTTTTAGGCGCATTTTTACTCATGCCAGCAGGCACTGTTGATATCACCATCAACCTTGCCTCTCTATTTGCGTTCATACTGGTACTGGGTATTGTGGTAGACGATGCCATCGTCGTCGGCGAATCCGCCCATGCTGAAATAGAGAAACACGGTCACAGTTTAGACAACGTCGTGCGTGGTGTTAAACGTGTTGCAGTCCCTGCTACCTTTGGTGTACTTACCACCATTGCCGCATTTTTCCCACAAACTTTATCCACTGGGCCTGAAGCGGCATTTTCCAAAGCGATTGGTGGCGTGATCATTCTCTGTCTGATTTTCTCGCTGATTGAGTCAAAGCTAATATTGCCTGCGCACCTTGCGGCAATGAAAGACAAGCCGAGCAACCCTAACAACCCATTTCACCGCTTACGTGAAGCATTAGACAACGGCCTAAAAAACTTCATCGAAAACATCTATAGACCTTCAATTGAAAAGTGTATTCATTATCGCTATACCGTCATTGTCGGGTTTATTTGTATTTTAATTGTCAGTGTTGGTCTATTTATGGGTGGATTCATCAAGTTCGTTGCCAACCCTAAAATCCCCCATGATTTCCCAAGCATACAAGTAGAAATGAACTTATCTTCTTCAGAGTCTGCGACACTTGAAACCATTAAAAAGCTTGAGACAATGCTCTATCAGGTAGAGCAACAAATCGAGCAAGAACACAATCAGGTCATGGTTAAAAACTTTGCTGTCAATATGAACGGTAGAACCAATGCCACTATCCGTGCGGTACTGGTTGAGCCACATTTGCGCCCAATTGATACGTTTGAGTTAAGTGCCATGTGGCGCGAGAATATGCCTTTGCTACCAGGGGTTAAAAACCTAAATATTCAAGACAGTATTTCTGACGGTGGCAGAGATGATGGAGACATCAGCTTCCGATTAGAAGGCAAAGACAAAGAAACACTCAAAGAAGTAGCACAAAGGCTCAAAGACAAGCTCAGAACCATTGAAGGTGTGGGTGATGTCAACGACTCGATGCAATCTGCAACAGACGAAATTCAGCTTGAACTCAAACCGCTTGCATACAGTATGGGACTTACCCTTGCAGATGTGGCCTCACAAGTTAACTTTAGCTACTACGGTATTGAAGCCCAGCGGATCTTGAGAAATGGTGAAGAAATTAAAGTTATGATCCGCTACCCAGAAGCACAACGAGATGCCATCAGTGACATCCAAGACGTACGTATTATTTCACCTACTGGCGCTGAAATCCCTTTAGTTGAAGTTGCTAACATCAAACAAGTAGAAGGTGTCAGTCGCATCCGTCGTGAAAACTCTAAACGTACTGTGAGTGTCTGGGCATCTATCGATACTGATAAAGCTGAACCTTTCAAAATAGCTGAGCAAATCAGCGAAGAATATCTACCAAGCTTATTAGAAGGATATCCTGGAGTTACAAGTAGCATCGCAGGTCGCATCCAAGAAGAAATGGACAGCGTTGCCGAACAATTCAGAGATTTTGCCATCTCAATGATGATCATCTTTGCATTGCTGGCAATCCCGCTTCGTTCCTACTCTCAACCTCTGCTGATCATGTCTGTTATTCCTTTTGGTGTCGTTGGCGCTGTATTTGGCCACATGGTACTGGGCATGACTATGAGCGGCTTGTCCATGTTTGGTATTATCGCAGTCGCAGGGGTTGTCGTGAATGACTCACTGGTGATGGTCGATTTTGTCAATAAAGCCAGAGAACAAGGTATGAGTATAAAAGAAGCTGTTGTTGAGGCCGGTTGTCGCCGCTTCAGAGCAATCCTGCTTACATCTCTAACAACATTTATTGGGCTTGTGCCGATTATTATGGAAACCAGTTTACAAGCACAGATTGTCATCCCGATGGCTGTATCATTGGCATTTGGTGTTCTGTTTGCCACTGTCATCACATTACTGCTTATCCCATGTCAATACGTCATGTTGGAGGATATTAAACAACTCACTAGAAAGGTACTGCGCAGACAAAAAACAGCACAGTCTCCAGCACCTTCTAATTTAAGCTAG
- a CDS encoding HopJ type III effector protein, with product MSDTQQETLSEFIERATHRGESIEFEHTIQLIDSLYDFTPCAFKNGEQTNDAGTNLGSCKILAFAKQHNLSEQATLHCFGQYYRHDVLKNPDGDDHGNIRNFIKSGWDGVSFQNNPLITRA from the coding sequence ATGTCAGATACACAACAAGAAACCCTCTCTGAGTTTATTGAACGTGCTACACATCGAGGTGAATCTATTGAATTTGAACACACCATTCAACTTATCGATAGCCTGTATGACTTTACACCTTGCGCATTTAAAAATGGTGAGCAAACTAACGACGCAGGGACAAATCTAGGATCATGCAAGATTCTCGCTTTTGCAAAGCAGCATAATTTATCAGAGCAAGCCACATTACATTGTTTTGGCCAATACTACCGTCACGATGTTCTTAAAAACCCAGATGGCGATGACCATGGCAATATCAGAAACTTTATCAAATCTGGTTGGGATGGTGTTTCTTTTCAAAATAACCCGCTAATTACACGTGCCTAA
- a CDS encoding M2 family metallopeptidase has product MSAKFKLSLSAIFVAGVLSLSGCNSTTTTEKLTEKDAEVFLAEAEKQLQDLSVRSGRAAWIYANFITEDTAALSAEVSREYTAALVALANEAAKFDDLELNYDNRRKLDKLKLNLTLPAPKDPQKTAKLAKLSAELDGLYGKGKYCNNGTCMSLGDMTAKMATSRNYEELLNIWQGWREVSKPMRPLYKDLVSLANEGANELGYADTGAMWRSKYDMPADDFAKELDRIWGQVKPLYNSLHCHVRAKLGEKYGEDKVPQDQPIPAHLLGNMWAQTWGNVYDLVAPENADPGYDLTQLLKEHDYDAIKMTKGAEKFFTSMGFEPLPETFWTRSLFLKPQDRDVQCHASAWNLDNKDDLRIKMCIQQTGEEFSVIHHELGHNFYQRAYNKLPLYYQESANDGFHEAIGDTIALSVTPGYLKEIGLLEQVPDESKDIGLLMKMAMDKVAFIPFGLLVDQWRWKVYSGEISPEQYNQAWWELREKYQGVKSPVARSENDFDPGAKYHVPGNVPYTRYFLAHILQFEFHKSLCEIAGSKEAIHRCSVYNSKEAGERLNTMLEMGSSRPWQEALEIVTGNQQMDATAILDYFAPLQAYLDEQNKGRQCGW; this is encoded by the coding sequence ATGTCAGCAAAATTTAAACTCAGCCTAAGCGCAATCTTTGTCGCTGGGGTACTCTCACTGAGTGGCTGTAACTCCACAACGACGACTGAAAAACTAACTGAAAAAGACGCCGAAGTATTCCTTGCCGAAGCCGAAAAACAACTACAAGATTTATCTGTAAGAAGCGGCCGAGCTGCGTGGATTTATGCTAATTTCATTACTGAAGACACCGCTGCGCTATCTGCGGAAGTAAGCAGAGAATACACAGCAGCACTTGTTGCGCTAGCCAACGAAGCCGCTAAATTTGATGACTTAGAATTAAATTACGACAATCGTCGAAAACTTGATAAGTTAAAGCTTAACTTAACACTTCCTGCTCCTAAAGATCCGCAAAAAACAGCAAAGCTTGCAAAGCTATCAGCTGAACTAGATGGTCTTTATGGTAAAGGTAAGTACTGTAATAACGGTACTTGTATGAGCCTAGGTGACATGACAGCTAAAATGGCCACCAGCCGAAATTACGAAGAGCTGCTAAATATCTGGCAAGGCTGGCGCGAAGTATCAAAGCCAATGCGTCCCCTCTACAAAGATCTTGTATCATTGGCCAACGAAGGCGCTAACGAACTTGGCTATGCTGACACAGGCGCAATGTGGCGTAGCAAATACGACATGCCGGCAGATGATTTTGCAAAAGAGTTAGACCGCATTTGGGGTCAGGTCAAACCTCTTTATAACTCACTACATTGCCATGTGCGCGCAAAACTTGGTGAAAAGTATGGTGAAGACAAAGTACCACAAGACCAACCTATCCCTGCGCACCTGTTAGGTAATATGTGGGCACAAACTTGGGGCAACGTGTATGACTTGGTTGCGCCAGAAAACGCCGATCCAGGTTATGATTTAACCCAGCTACTTAAAGAGCATGACTACGATGCGATTAAGATGACCAAAGGCGCTGAAAAGTTCTTTACCTCTATGGGTTTTGAACCCCTACCTGAAACATTTTGGACACGTTCACTTTTCTTAAAGCCACAAGATCGTGATGTTCAATGTCACGCATCGGCTTGGAATCTAGATAACAAAGACGATCTGCGTATCAAAATGTGTATCCAGCAAACTGGTGAAGAGTTTTCAGTTATTCACCATGAGTTAGGTCATAACTTTTATCAACGTGCTTACAACAAGTTACCTCTGTACTATCAAGAAAGTGCCAATGACGGTTTCCACGAAGCCATTGGTGATACCATCGCGCTCTCCGTAACGCCGGGTTATTTAAAAGAAATCGGATTGCTAGAGCAAGTACCTGATGAATCAAAAGACATTGGCTTATTGATGAAAATGGCGATGGATAAAGTGGCATTTATTCCATTTGGTTTGTTAGTAGACCAGTGGCGCTGGAAGGTATACTCAGGTGAAATCAGCCCAGAACAATACAACCAAGCATGGTGGGAATTACGTGAAAAGTATCAAGGTGTAAAATCGCCTGTAGCACGCAGCGAAAACGACTTTGACCCAGGTGCAAAATACCATGTACCAGGCAATGTACCTTACACTCGCTATTTCTTAGCACATATCTTACAGTTTGAATTCCACAAATCACTGTGTGAAATTGCAGGCAGTAAAGAAGCAATTCACCGCTGCTCTGTTTACAACTCAAAAGAAGCTGGTGAGCGTTTGAATACCATGCTGGAAATGGGCAGCAGCCGCCCTTGGCAAGAAGCACTCGAAATTGTTACAGGCAACCAGCAGATGGATGCAACGGCGATTTTAGATTACTTTGCACCGTTACAAGCTTACCTAGATGAGCAAAACAAAGGCCGTCAGTGTGGTTGGTAA
- a CDS encoding TIGR03643 family protein, whose protein sequence is MDQVDTSRIIEMAWEDRTPFEAIQRLYGLNEKAVINLMRAELKTSSFKLWRERVSGRKTKHLKLRSPEVNRGYCPTQYKQR, encoded by the coding sequence ATGGATCAAGTAGATACATCTAGAATCATAGAAATGGCTTGGGAAGACAGAACGCCGTTTGAGGCCATACAGCGGTTGTATGGCCTCAATGAAAAAGCAGTTATTAATTTAATGCGCGCAGAGCTTAAAACGAGCAGCTTTAAACTTTGGCGAGAAAGAGTATCAGGTCGAAAAACCAAACACTTGAAACTACGCTCACCCGAGGTGAACCGTGGATATTGCCCAACCCAATATAAGCAAAGGTAA
- a CDS encoding efflux RND transporter periplasmic adaptor subunit, with amino-acid sequence MASKKQIILPGVVLLGGIASAIAFASMKTPPAEKEKKIIHPLVEVAPVQVAPLEMSVNSYGIVKPKYSTKLVAQVSGQIITLSEQFVKGGFVKKGDLLARIDPNDYEAALIDAQATLAQASSALEIEQAQAHVAKTEWERIKSNANSTIPSELYLRKPQLAEKLARFKAAQASVKRAKRNLERTYVKAPYDAIIESRALSLGSVVNQGSSVGVLNAISVAEVRLPVADNDLQHLDNNGINAKVTLMAKVAGQDVAWQGKIVRSEGVIDNRSRMTYLVAQVERPYDNSQAPLRFGAYLNAQIKGKLLNNAVEIPHHLVRDGKVAILNKDRTLSFKTLNVVREYDGLVVANQGLESGQQLITSSLEFPTEGMQLSLDDSQAAAPSNALALKEE; translated from the coding sequence GTGGCTAGTAAAAAACAAATTATATTACCGGGTGTCGTCTTACTTGGCGGTATTGCAAGTGCAATTGCATTTGCGTCGATGAAAACGCCACCCGCTGAAAAAGAAAAAAAAATCATTCACCCATTAGTTGAGGTAGCGCCCGTGCAAGTTGCGCCTCTAGAAATGTCTGTAAACTCTTACGGTATTGTGAAACCTAAATACAGCACCAAATTGGTCGCGCAAGTAAGCGGTCAGATAATTACTCTTTCTGAACAGTTTGTGAAAGGCGGGTTTGTTAAAAAAGGCGATCTATTAGCACGTATTGACCCCAATGATTACGAGGCAGCACTGATTGACGCGCAGGCTACCCTTGCCCAAGCAAGCTCTGCTTTAGAGATTGAACAAGCGCAAGCACACGTTGCCAAAACTGAGTGGGAGCGAATCAAAAGTAATGCAAATTCGACTATTCCTTCTGAGCTGTATCTAAGAAAACCGCAACTTGCAGAAAAGCTAGCTAGGTTTAAAGCAGCGCAAGCGAGTGTAAAGCGTGCAAAAAGAAATCTAGAGCGAACATATGTGAAGGCACCATATGACGCAATTATTGAAAGCCGAGCATTGAGTTTAGGCAGTGTAGTTAATCAAGGTAGTTCGGTCGGTGTATTAAATGCGATTTCTGTTGCAGAAGTCCGTTTGCCCGTCGCAGACAACGATCTTCAACACCTCGACAACAACGGCATCAACGCTAAAGTGACATTAATGGCCAAAGTAGCCGGTCAAGACGTCGCTTGGCAAGGTAAAATTGTGCGCAGCGAAGGCGTCATTGATAACCGCAGTCGCATGACTTACTTGGTAGCGCAAGTAGAGCGCCCCTATGACAACAGTCAAGCACCACTGCGCTTTGGCGCGTATTTGAACGCACAAATCAAAGGTAAACTGCTTAATAACGCAGTAGAGATCCCGCACCACCTCGTACGAGATGGCAAAGTGGCTATCTTAAACAAAGATCGTACCCTCTCATTTAAAACTTTAAATGTCGTCAGAGAATATGATGGCTTGGTCGTTGCAAATCAAGGCCTAGAATCAGGGCAACAATTAATTACCTCCTCATTGGAATTCCCAACCGAAGGTATGCAGCTGAGCTTGGATGATAGCCAAGCCGCTGCACCTTCTAATGCGCTTGCATTGAAAGAGGAGTAA